A window of Malania oleifera isolate guangnan ecotype guangnan chromosome 5, ASM2987363v1, whole genome shotgun sequence contains these coding sequences:
- the LOC131156377 gene encoding probable beta-D-xylosidase 5, which produces MKNQILLPLCPLLLLLLLPPTTLQYACDPHVLDTTQLTFCNTSLSYEDRAKDLVSRLTLSEKVLQLVNKAAGISRLGVPAYEWWSEALHGVSNTGPGVRFNATVPGATSFPAVILSAASFNASLWYKMGQVVSTEARAMFNAGLAGLTYWSPNVNVFRDPRWGRGQETPGEDPMVVSKYAVSYVRGLQEGNLTGDRLKVSSCCKHYTAYDVDNWKGVDRFHFDAKVTLQDMEDTYQPPFKSCVEEGHVSSVMCSYNRVNGIPACADPDLLKGVIRGQWGLDGYVVSDCDSIEVYYNAIHYTATPEDAVALALKAGLNMNCGDYLGKYTQNAVNLKKVEESVVDQALIYNYIVLMRLGFFDGDPKTLPFGKLGPSDVCTDDHQMLALEAAKEGIVLLDNNGALPLSSDTTKSLAVIGPNANATNVMISNYAGVPCRYTSPIQGLQKYALVNYEPGCDGVRCSDSSLIGAAAKAAATADAVVMVVGLNQSIEAEGLDRVNLTLPGFQEKLVMDVANAAKGTVVLVVMSAGPIDVAFAKNVSKIGGILWVGYPGQAGGDAIAQVIFGDYNPGGRSPFTWYPQEYADQVPMTDMNMRANTSQNFPGRTYRFYTGKPVYPFGHGLSYSTFSKFIKAAPSTILIPVTSTSTPFTILSSIFTTAIEASTVNCTNLQFDVVISVRNKGLRDGDHVVLLFWEPPGAAGVAGAPNVQLVGFERVKVKQGKAETVTLRVDVCKDLSLADEEGKRKLVTGQHTLVVGSPGERRVRHHFIVRLARGEGEGSSLSM; this is translated from the exons ATGAAGAACCAAATTCTCTTACCCCTCTGCCCTTTACTGCTCCTACTACTACTCCCTCCAACCACTCTCCAATACGCCTGTGATCCCCATGTCCTCGACACGACCCAGCTCACCTTCTGCAACACCTCCCTGTCCTACGAGGACCGAGCAAAAGACCTCGTGTCCCGCCTCACTCTCTCAGAGAAAGTCCTCCAGCTAGTGAACAAGGCCGCTGGCATTTCCAGGCTTGGTGTCCCTGCCTATGAGTGGTGGTCCGAGGCACTTCACGGTGTCTCAAACACTGGCCCAGGTGTGCGCTTCAATGCAACTGTGCCCGGTGCAACCAGCTTCCCTGCTGTGATCCTCTCAGCTGCCAGTTTCAATGCATCGCTGTGGTACAAGATGGGGCAGGTGGTGTCCACAGAGGCTCGGGCCATGTTCAATGCAGGGCTGGCTGGGCTGACCTATTGGAGTCCTAACGTTAATGTGTTCCGTGACCCCAGATGGGGAAGGGGGCAGGAGACTCCAGGAgaggaccctatggtggtgtcaAAGTATGCTGTGAGCTATGTCCGGGGTCTGCAAGAGGGGAACCTTACTGGTGATAGGCTCAAAGTTTCTAGTTGCTGTAAGCATTATACTGCCTATGATGTTGATAACTGGAAAGGAGTCGATCGATTTCATTTCGACGCGAAG GTTACATTGCAGGACATGGAGGACACGTATCAGCCACCATTTAAAAGCTGTGTAGAGGAGGGGCACGTCAGCAGCGTCATGTGTTCATATAACAGAGTAAATGGAATTCCAGCGTGCGCTGACCCTGACCTCCTCAAAGGAGTAATCAGAGGCCAATGGGGTTTGGATGG ATATGTTGTTTCAGACTGCGACTCCATTGAGGTTTATTACAACGCAATCCACTATACTGCAACACCTGAAGATGCAGTAGCCCTTGCTCTGAAAGCTG GATTGAACATGAACTGTGGAGATTACCTGGGCAAATACACACAGAATGCAGTAAACTTGAAGAAGGTAGAAGAATCTGTTGTCGACCAGGCCCTGATATACAACTACATAGTCCTAATGAGACTTGGCTTCTTTGATGGGGACCCGAAAACTCTGCCGTTCGGGAAACTGGGCCCATCTGATGTGTGCACGGACGATCATCAGATGCTGGCACTTGAAGCTGCAAAGGAGGGAATAGTTTTACTGGACAACAATGGAGCTCTCCCCTTGTCCTCAGACACCACCAAGAGCCTGGCTGTTATAGGACCAAATGCTAATGCCACCAACGTTATGATAAGCAACTATGCTGGTGTTCCCTGCCGCTACACTAGCCCCATACAAGGCCTGCAAAAGTACGCCTTGGTGAATTACGAGCCAGGATGTGACGGTGTGAGATGCAGTGACAGTTCATTGATCGGTGCAGCAGCCAAGGCAGCAGCCACTGCTGATGCTGTGGTGATGGTAGTGGGGCTTAATCAGTCCATTGAGGCTGAAGGGCTCGATAGAGTGAACTTGACTTTGCCTGGATTTCAAGAGAAGCTGGTGATGGATGTTGCAAATGCAGCAAAGGGGACAGTGGTTCTGGTGGTTATGTCTGCTGGTCCAATTGACGTTGCCTTTGCGAAGAATGTGAGCAAGATTGGAGGGATCTTGTGGGTGGGCTACCCTGGTCAAGCAGGAGGTGATGCCATAGCACAAGTCATATTTGGAGACTACAATCCAG GTGGAAGATCCCCCTTTACTTGGTACCCGCAAGAGTATGCAGATCAAGTGCCAATGACAGATATGAACATGAGAGCTAACACCTCTCAAAACTTCCCAGGACGAACATACCGGTTCTACACCGGCAAACCTGTCTACCCATTCGGACATGGCCTCAGCTACTCAACATTCTCCAAGTTCATAAAAGCAGCCCCATCTACCATACTCATTCCTGTTACATCCACTTCGACCCCGTTCACCATTCTCTCATCTATCTTCACCACTGCCATTGAAGCTTCAACTGTGAACTGCACAAACTTGCAGTTCGACGTGGTGATCAGTGTCAGGAACAAGGGACTGAGGGACGGGGATCACGTGGTGCTGCTGTTTTGGGAGCCGCCGGGTGCAGCAGGGGTGGCCGGGGCGCCAAATGTGCAGCTGGTGGGGTTTGAAAGGGTGAAGGTGAAGCAGGGGAAGGCAGAGACAGTGACCTTGAGGGTGGATGTGTGCAAGGACTTGAGTTTAGCTGATGAGGAAGGGAAGAGGAAGCTGGTCACTGGGCAGCACACACTTGTGGTTGGATCACCAGGTGAGCGCCGAGTGAGGCACCATTTCATTGTTAGACTGGCGCGGGGTGAAGGTGAAGGAAGCAGTTTATCCATGTAA